In Thermomonas paludicola, the following are encoded in one genomic region:
- a CDS encoding ATP-binding protein — MRLDPARLGIRHQLLGLFGAFLLTGFLVLAIDQVGQYYAQRTMAAMQDDVLAGMRNIRQLSNAYEQDVVDTTFRTRNYLISWSQAERVIARAQANSAKEWAALQAMPLDDESRALLQQALLVRPRADAAMANLRQILQQRDILALGRFADRDLYPSVDPLVQRLERIGARGQVRAAALVHAEQLRNVWIGRLRVGLSLLCLVLVVIFGRRILRNGYRGVESLTRLARGMAQHDYTAQPSYLPRGELGEVMDSFLGMREHVRRIEGQLNDQLSRNERVRVALERREQFQRLLLEAAQTAIFAVDDEGVFSQVNPFAEKLLGWPAGSLLGRETLDTILDPEALGALARGLSEAYGHTVLPDWTALRELARHREPPREFALRHKRGRTLPVLLALSAMRDAAGGAVGLLAVATDLTHLKRLERALRDSEARAREANHAKSAFLAAMSHEIRTPMIGVTGMIEVLGHTRLDGEQRRSLNIIQASAETLLRIIGDILDFSKIEAGKMELEPMPTALADLLRSVVANYAGSASSKGLALTCEIDPQLAPAHVADPVRLRQVIGNFLSNAIKFTERGGVVAAVDVVRHDPGDGALGSDALVLRVTDTGIGISARAQARLFQPFAQAEADTTRRFGGTGLGLAISRRIAELMGGSIEMDSTPGKGTSMRLQVTLQRAPENALPDRLSPGKQMPGFVPRRLPSVADAERERSLVLLVDDHATNRQVIQRQLALAGYASETAEDGMEGLQRWRSGRYALLLSDVHMPRLDGYQLARAIREEEGRAGLPRTPIVALTASALKGEAERCLAAGMDDYLTKPVSIASLGASLQRWLPHTAGDGGMSVEDGALLQVANNAQSTASETAPELGGGVDGAILDENILGPLTGNDPEQTRLLLEDFLGSTRSDLAELEHLREAGNLPELTRQAHKMKGAAKIVGAEQLATAAAALEAAGRSGDWSAVLPLATDIQTASARLLQHVARRFPG; from the coding sequence ATGCGCCTGGATCCTGCCCGGCTCGGCATCCGCCACCAGCTGCTGGGCCTGTTTGGCGCCTTCCTGCTGACCGGTTTTCTGGTGCTGGCGATCGACCAGGTCGGTCAGTATTACGCGCAGCGCACGATGGCGGCGATGCAGGACGACGTGCTGGCCGGCATGCGCAACATTCGCCAGTTGTCCAATGCCTACGAACAAGACGTGGTGGACACCACGTTCCGCACCCGCAATTACCTGATCTCCTGGAGCCAGGCGGAGCGCGTGATCGCCCGGGCACAGGCGAATTCGGCGAAGGAATGGGCGGCGCTGCAGGCGATGCCGCTGGACGACGAGAGCCGTGCCTTGTTGCAGCAGGCACTTCTGGTTCGCCCGCGCGCCGACGCAGCGATGGCCAATCTCAGGCAAATCCTGCAGCAACGCGACATCCTGGCGCTGGGCCGGTTCGCCGACCGCGACCTGTATCCATCGGTGGACCCGCTGGTGCAGCGGCTGGAGCGAATCGGTGCGCGGGGCCAGGTTCGCGCGGCAGCGCTGGTGCATGCCGAACAGCTGCGCAACGTGTGGATTGGCAGGCTGCGGGTTGGCCTCTCGCTGCTCTGCCTGGTGCTGGTGGTGATCTTCGGGCGGCGCATCCTGCGCAACGGCTATCGCGGCGTGGAAAGCCTGACCCGGTTGGCGCGCGGCATGGCCCAGCACGATTACACCGCACAGCCGAGTTATCTCCCGCGCGGCGAGTTGGGCGAGGTGATGGACAGCTTTCTGGGCATGCGCGAGCACGTGCGCCGGATCGAAGGCCAGTTGAACGATCAGCTGTCGCGCAACGAGCGCGTGCGGGTTGCGCTGGAGCGTCGCGAGCAGTTCCAGCGGCTGCTGCTGGAAGCGGCGCAGACGGCGATCTTCGCGGTGGATGACGAGGGCGTGTTCTCGCAGGTCAACCCGTTTGCGGAAAAGCTGCTGGGCTGGCCGGCGGGCTCGTTGCTGGGGCGGGAAACGCTGGACACGATCCTCGACCCCGAGGCGCTTGGCGCGCTGGCGCGTGGACTCAGCGAAGCCTACGGGCACACCGTGCTGCCCGACTGGACGGCGCTGCGCGAGCTGGCCCGCCACCGCGAGCCGCCGCGCGAGTTCGCCCTGCGCCACAAGCGTGGGCGCACCCTGCCGGTGTTGCTGGCGCTGTCGGCGATGCGCGACGCCGCCGGGGGCGCCGTCGGCTTGCTGGCGGTGGCCACCGACCTGACCCACCTGAAGCGCCTGGAGCGCGCGCTGCGCGACAGCGAAGCGCGCGCGCGCGAAGCCAACCATGCCAAGAGCGCCTTCCTCGCGGCGATGAGCCACGAGATCCGCACCCCGATGATCGGCGTCACCGGGATGATCGAAGTGCTGGGGCACACCCGGCTGGACGGCGAGCAGCGACGCTCGCTGAACATCATCCAGGCATCGGCGGAAACGCTGCTGCGGATCATCGGCGACATCCTCGACTTCTCCAAGATCGAGGCCGGCAAGATGGAACTTGAGCCGATGCCGACCGCGCTTGCGGACCTGCTGCGCAGCGTGGTGGCCAACTACGCGGGCTCGGCCTCCAGCAAAGGGCTGGCGCTGACCTGCGAGATCGATCCGCAGCTGGCGCCCGCGCACGTTGCAGACCCGGTGCGGTTGCGCCAGGTGATCGGCAATTTCCTGTCGAACGCGATCAAGTTCACCGAGCGCGGCGGCGTGGTCGCGGCGGTGGACGTCGTGCGGCACGACCCCGGCGACGGCGCGCTGGGCAGCGATGCGCTGGTGCTGCGCGTCACCGATACCGGCATCGGCATCAGCGCGCGGGCGCAGGCGCGCCTGTTCCAGCCATTCGCACAAGCGGAGGCGGACACCACCCGCCGTTTCGGCGGCACCGGGCTGGGGCTGGCCATCAGTCGGCGCATCGCCGAATTGATGGGCGGCAGCATCGAAATGGATTCCACCCCGGGCAAGGGCACCAGCATGCGCTTGCAGGTGACGCTGCAGCGCGCGCCGGAAAATGCGCTGCCGGACAGGCTGTCGCCCGGCAAGCAGATGCCCGGCTTCGTGCCGCGCCGGCTGCCGTCGGTGGCCGACGCCGAGCGTGAGCGCAGCCTGGTGCTGCTGGTGGACGATCACGCCACCAACAGGCAGGTGATCCAGCGGCAGTTGGCATTGGCCGGCTATGCCTCGGAGACTGCGGAAGATGGCATGGAAGGGCTGCAGCGCTGGCGCAGCGGGCGCTACGCACTGCTGCTGTCCGACGTGCACATGCCGCGGCTGGATGGCTACCAGTTGGCGCGCGCGATCCGCGAGGAAGAAGGTCGTGCCGGATTGCCGCGCACGCCCATTGTCGCGCTGACCGCTTCGGCGCTGAAGGGTGAGGCGGAGCGCTGCCTGGCGGCCGGCATGGACGATTACCTGACCAAGCCGGTCAGCATCGCCAGCCTCGGCGCCAGCCTGCAGCGCTGGCTGCCGCATACCGCCGGCGACGGCGGCATGTCGGTGGAGGATGGCGCGCTGTTGCAGGTGGCCAACAATGCGCAATCCACGGCAAGTGAAACAGCACCGGAGCTGGGCGGAGGTGTGGATGGTGCCATCCTGGATGAGAACATTCTGGGCCCGCTGACCGGCAACGATCCCGAGCAGACCCGGCTGCTGCTGGAGGATTTCCTGGGGTCCACCCGCAGCGATCTGGCCGAGCTGGAGCATCTGCGCGAGGCCGGCAACCTGCCCGAACTCACGCGCCAGGCGCACAAGATGAAGGGTGCCGCGAAGATCGTCGGCGCCGAGCAGCTGGCCACCGCCGCCGCCGCACTGGAGGCGGCGGGGCGCAGCGGCGACTGGTCGGCGGTCCTGCCACTGGCGACCGACATCCAGACCGCCAGCGCGCGTTTGCTCCAGCACGTTGCCAGACGCTTTCCGGGGTGA
- a CDS encoding EAL domain-containing response regulator — protein MSLSELQIVVVEDHGFQRRIAVRLLAELGVEHVLEGADGLLALALLRQQGAPPDVVLVDLDMPGMDGIECIGLIAQEHLARAVVVVSALDPALLNTVQTMARAYGLRVLGSVEKPLTRDKLEAVLSRYGESVGEVPESSEADFSTEELANGLRKREVVPWFQPQVEFANGKVVAVEALARWERSDGSVVRPMLFVPVLEREGLAAELTECMLDQGCQWLQHWQREGMRLKLSVNVSPLALADPAAADRYQSIVENHGLLPEDVVLEITESSLMTDAARGLGVLARLRLKGFGLSIDDFGTGYSSLAQLAQVPFTELKIDKEFVFSAHSQPRKRAMVEASLDLARKLHLNTVAEGVETIEDWQLLAELGCTIAQGWLIGRPVPGSELPAAVARWRRPVH, from the coding sequence ATGAGCTTGTCAGAACTGCAGATCGTGGTGGTCGAAGATCACGGCTTCCAGCGCCGTATCGCAGTGCGCCTGCTCGCCGAGCTGGGCGTTGAGCATGTGCTGGAAGGCGCCGATGGGCTGCTTGCGCTGGCGCTGCTGCGCCAGCAGGGCGCGCCGCCGGACGTGGTGCTGGTGGACTTGGACATGCCGGGCATGGATGGCATCGAATGCATCGGCCTGATCGCGCAGGAGCATTTGGCCCGCGCGGTGGTGGTGGTCAGCGCGCTGGATCCGGCGCTGCTCAACACGGTGCAAACGATGGCGCGCGCCTATGGCCTGCGCGTGCTGGGCAGCGTGGAGAAGCCGCTGACCCGCGACAAGCTGGAAGCGGTGCTGTCGCGCTATGGCGAGAGCGTGGGCGAGGTGCCGGAATCCAGCGAGGCCGATTTCAGTACCGAGGAACTGGCGAACGGCCTGCGCAAGCGGGAAGTGGTGCCGTGGTTCCAGCCGCAGGTGGAGTTCGCCAATGGCAAGGTGGTGGCCGTCGAAGCCCTGGCCCGCTGGGAGCGCAGCGATGGCAGCGTGGTGCGGCCGATGTTGTTCGTGCCGGTGCTGGAGCGCGAGGGGCTGGCCGCTGAATTGACCGAATGCATGCTGGATCAGGGTTGCCAGTGGCTGCAGCACTGGCAGCGCGAGGGCATGCGCCTGAAGCTGTCGGTCAACGTGTCGCCGCTGGCGCTGGCGGATCCGGCGGCGGCGGATCGCTACCAGTCCATCGTGGAAAACCACGGATTGCTGCCGGAGGACGTGGTGCTGGAGATCACCGAAAGTTCGCTGATGACGGATGCCGCGCGCGGGCTGGGCGTACTGGCGCGGCTGCGCTTGAAGGGCTTTGGCCTGTCGATTGATGATTTCGGTACCGGCTATTCCTCGCTGGCGCAGCTTGCCCAGGTGCCGTTCACCGAATTGAAGATCGACAAGGAATTCGTGTTTTCCGCGCACTCGCAGCCGCGCAAGCGCGCGATGGTGGAAGCCAGTCTGGATCTGGCCCGCAAGCTGCATTTGAACACCGTGGCGGAGGGCGTGGAGACCATCGAAGACTGGCAGCTGCTGGCCGAGCTGGGCTGCACCATTGCCCAGGGATGGTTGATCGGGCGTCCGGTGCCAGGCAGCGAACTGCCGGCAGCGGTCGCGCGCTGGCGGCGCCCGGTGCACTGA
- a CDS encoding beta-N-acetylhexosaminidase yields the protein MKTRRAICLPVAAVALCLLTAACRGPVGSAGLQAAAAADAVVQPRLLPQPAQMRLTGGSFVVNAHTPLRAGDGAAVRAVGRQFKAMLGGGLALPLDLAKEGSRTGNIVFALDASRAWASPDAYSIDIDERGVRVYAGDAKGLYYGAVTLAQLLTSGGMTARSVRLPALHIDDAPRFAWRGVMLDSARHVQSVDEIKRLLDAMAQLKLDVFHWHLTDDQGWRFPVPGWPKLTTVGSCRLPAGDGGIDAATGKPAPYCGFYTEAQIREVVAYAAARHIDVVPEVDIPGHATAAIAAYPQLGVSGQPLAVSNEWGVNVNLFNADEATMRFLEDVLAQVARLFPGTFVHIGGDEAVKDQWKASRKMQARIRELGVDGEEGLQAWMVARLERALAARGKRLLGWDEILMGELPPSATVMSWRGIEGGIDAAKKGHDVVMSPSGDLYLDYLQTTSGDEPPGRPATISLEQVYAFEPVPKALDARQATHILGVQANLWTEHMRNAARVQHALFPRIAALAEVAWSPPGRRDYRDFLTRLPAMLPRWSQAGIAYARTPFQPQLAPLASPRAGTVEEAISQPLGYEVRYTTDGNPPNAGSPIYARPLRLALPVTLQAQAYFNGRPLAPPVVREMTSASLLTRSDEELAMCTGQLMLRLEDDGPRLGDRAIFNVDIFNPCWLWKRAPLAAIGAVEVRAGRIPYFFQLAHDEPHRTFKPASTAHGELELHAGCDGPRLASLPMPAQPDPDGFVTLRAPLHDAPADADLCLWFTGDTRPAMWVLDRLTLLPR from the coding sequence ATGAAGACACGTCGCGCGATCTGCCTGCCCGTTGCCGCCGTTGCGCTGTGCCTGTTGACGGCGGCCTGTCGCGGCCCCGTTGGCAGTGCCGGCCTCCAGGCCGCGGCTGCCGCGGATGCGGTCGTGCAACCGCGCCTGTTGCCGCAACCGGCGCAGATGCGGCTGACCGGCGGCAGTTTCGTGGTCAACGCGCACACGCCTTTGCGCGCGGGCGATGGCGCCGCCGTGCGCGCCGTCGGACGGCAGTTCAAGGCCATGCTGGGTGGTGGATTGGCGCTGCCGCTGGATCTGGCCAAGGAGGGCAGCCGCACGGGCAACATCGTGTTCGCGCTTGATGCTTCGCGTGCGTGGGCGTCGCCGGACGCCTACAGCATCGACATCGACGAACGCGGCGTGCGGGTGTACGCCGGCGATGCCAAGGGCCTGTACTACGGCGCGGTGACGCTGGCGCAGCTGCTCACGTCGGGCGGGATGACGGCGCGCAGCGTGCGCCTGCCCGCCTTGCATATCGACGATGCGCCACGGTTTGCCTGGCGCGGGGTGATGCTGGACTCGGCGCGGCACGTCCAGTCGGTGGACGAGATCAAGCGCCTGCTCGACGCGATGGCGCAGCTCAAGCTGGACGTCTTCCATTGGCACCTGACCGACGACCAGGGCTGGCGCTTCCCGGTGCCGGGCTGGCCGAAGCTGACCACGGTGGGCAGCTGCCGCCTGCCCGCGGGCGACGGCGGCATCGATGCGGCCACCGGCAAGCCGGCGCCGTACTGCGGCTTCTACACCGAGGCGCAGATCCGCGAGGTGGTGGCCTATGCCGCCGCGCGCCACATCGACGTCGTGCCGGAGGTGGACATCCCCGGCCACGCCACTGCCGCGATCGCGGCCTACCCGCAATTGGGCGTGTCCGGGCAGCCGCTCGCGGTGTCGAACGAATGGGGCGTCAACGTCAACCTGTTCAACGCCGACGAAGCGACCATGCGCTTCCTCGAGGACGTGCTGGCGCAGGTGGCGCGGCTGTTCCCGGGCACGTTCGTCCACATCGGCGGCGACGAAGCGGTGAAAGACCAGTGGAAGGCATCAAGGAAGATGCAGGCGCGCATCCGCGAACTGGGCGTGGACGGTGAGGAAGGCTTGCAGGCGTGGATGGTGGCGCGCCTGGAGCGCGCGCTGGCCGCACGCGGCAAGCGCCTGCTGGGTTGGGATGAAATCCTGATGGGCGAACTGCCGCCGTCGGCCACGGTGATGTCGTGGCGCGGCATCGAGGGCGGCATCGACGCCGCGAAGAAGGGCCATGACGTGGTGATGAGCCCGTCTGGCGATCTCTACCTGGACTATTTGCAGACCACCTCGGGCGACGAGCCGCCGGGGCGCCCGGCCACCATTTCGCTGGAACAGGTGTATGCGTTCGAGCCGGTGCCGAAGGCGCTGGATGCACGGCAGGCGACGCACATCCTTGGCGTGCAGGCAAACCTGTGGACCGAGCACATGCGCAACGCCGCGCGCGTGCAGCATGCGCTGTTTCCGCGCATCGCCGCGCTGGCGGAAGTGGCATGGTCGCCGCCGGGCAGGCGCGATTACCGGGACTTCCTCACCCGCCTGCCGGCGATGTTGCCGCGCTGGTCGCAGGCGGGGATCGCCTACGCACGCACCCCGTTCCAGCCGCAGCTGGCACCGCTGGCATCGCCGCGCGCGGGCACGGTGGAAGAGGCGATCAGCCAGCCATTGGGCTACGAGGTGCGTTACACCACCGATGGCAACCCACCCAACGCCGGTTCGCCGATCTATGCCAGGCCGCTGCGGCTGGCGTTGCCGGTGACGCTGCAGGCACAGGCGTATTTCAACGGCAGGCCGCTGGCACCGCCGGTCGTCCGCGAGATGACGTCGGCCAGCCTGCTCACCCGCAGCGACGAGGAGCTGGCGATGTGCACCGGCCAGCTGATGCTGCGGCTGGAGGACGACGGCCCGCGCCTCGGTGACCGTGCGATCTTCAACGTGGACATCTTCAATCCCTGCTGGCTGTGGAAGCGGGCGCCGCTGGCCGCCATCGGCGCGGTCGAGGTGCGCGCCGGGCGCATCCCGTATTTCTTCCAGCTCGCCCACGATGAGCCGCACCGCACGTTCAAGCCGGCCAGCACCGCGCACGGCGAACTGGAACTGCACGCAGGCTGCGACGGCCCGCGGCTGGCCAGCCTGCCGATGCCGGCGCAACCTGATCCCGATGGCTTCGTGACCCTGCGCGCACCGCTGCACGACGCGCCTGCCGATGCCGACCTCTGCCTGTGGTTCACCGGCGACACCCGGCCGGCGATGTGGGTGCTGGATCGGTTGACGCTGCTGCCGCGCTGA